The Carbonactinospora thermoautotrophica nucleotide sequence GGAGCGTGGTCGCTCTGTTTTGTCTCAGGAGTACAGGGGAATTCATGCAACTGTTCGCCAAGAGAGGCCTGGTCCTGGTCACGGCGACGGGAAGTCTCGCACTTTCCGGATTCGGCGTCGCGTTCGCGGAGGCGAACACGGGTTCGACGAGCTCGAACCCCGGGAGCGTGGGGTCCGGCAACAACGTCAACGCGGCGGTCAACGCTCCGGTGACCGTCTGCGCCAACGGCGTTGCGGTCCTCGGTTTCGCCTTAGCCGGTGATTGTCTCGCCACGGGCCCCAGGGGATCGGCCTCCTCCGGCTCCCAGAGCTCGAACCCTGGGAGCGTGGGGTCCGGCAACAACGTCAACGCGGCGGTCAACGCTCCGGTGACCGTCTGCGGCAACGCCGTCGGAGGCGTTATCGCCGAGGGCGGCGACTGTCCAGCGAGCAGCGGGTCGGGCGCCACCGGGGCGACCGCCGGCAGCTCCAGCCAGAACGACGACGCCGTCGGGTCCGGTAACAACGTCAACCCGGTGGTCAATGCTCCGGTGCTCGTCTGTGGCAACGGCGTCGCCGTGCTGGGCGTGGCCCTGGCCGGTGACTGTGGTTCCGCGGGTGGGTCGGGCGCCTCGTCCGGTTCCTCGAGTCACAACCCGGGGAGCGTGGGGTCCGGTAACAACGTCAACCCGGTGGTCAATGCTCCGGTGCTCGTCTGTGGCAACGGCGTCGCCGTGCTGGGCGTGGCCCTGGCCGGTGACTGTGGTTCCGCGGGTGGGTCGGGCGCCTCGTCCGGTTCCTCGAGTCACAACCCGGGGAGCGTGGGGTCCGGTAACAACGTCAACCCGGTGGTCAATGCTCCGGTGCTCGTCTGTGGCAACGGCGTCGCGGGCGGCGGCGTGGCGGTGCCGGACGACTGCCCGGTACAGGGCGTCGAGCCGGATCCGGATCCGAACCCGATCAGCCCGGTGCCCCCCGGGCC carries:
- a CDS encoding chaplin family protein yields the protein MGSGNNVNAAVNAPVTVCGNAVGGVIAEGGDCPASSGSGATGATAGSSSQNDDAVGSGNNVNPVVNAPVLVCGNGVAVLGVALAGDCGSAGGSGASSGSSSHNPGSVGSGNNVNPVVNAPVLVCGNGVAVLGVALAGDCGSAGGSGASSGSSSHNPGSVGSGNNVNPVVNAPVLVCGNGVAGGGVAVPDDCPVQGVEPDPDPNPISPVPPGPGEPATDQPPGGPAEPEDDDRESVQRAPLAHTGASGWWIAMLGAAFVAGGLALYRRFHPRSAG